In Leishmania braziliensis MHOM/BR/75/M2904 complete genome, chromosome 23, one genomic interval encodes:
- a CDS encoding putative endoribonuclease L-PSP (pb5) yields MSGTVESNLQKLGITLPAPAAPAASYVAFNVVGKMVYISGQLPKNADGKLMVGQLGDPLTIEEGKAAAASCAVYLIAQMKAAAGGDLDKVKKVVMVRCYVNSASNFHDHPHVANGCSDLLVKVFGEEVGRHARCAFGVAQLPFNSAVEIEAQIELKE; encoded by the coding sequence ATGTCCGGCACCGTTGAGTCCAACCTGCAGAAGCTAGGCATCACCCTccctgctcctgctgcccccGCGGCTTCCTACGTGGCGTTCAACGTCGTGGGTAAAATGGTCTACATCTCCGGCCAGCTTCCCAAAAATGCCGATGGCAAGCTTATGGTAGGCCAGCTCGGTGACCCGTTGACGATCGAGGAGGGCAAggctgcagcggcaagcTGCGCCGTATACCTCATCGCTCAGATGAAGGCTGCCGCCGGCGGCGACCTCGACAAGGTGAAAAAGGTTGTGATGGTACGCTGCTACGTCAACTCTGCAAGCAACTTCCATGATCACCCGCATGTAGCCAACGGCTGCTCTGACCTCCTGGTGAAGGTGTTCGGTGAGGAAGTCGGGCGTCACGCTCGATGCGCTTTCGGTGTTGCGCAGCTTCCCTTCAACTCAGCGGTGGAGATCGAGGCTCAAATCGAGCTCAAGGAGTAG
- a CDS encoding putative ABC transporter has translation MLHEAVNEELPMEMAPAQLSTPSPPWRHNHQSDPLHDYRTEHLKLQERLAEMWGPEAPYTPVPEETSSWFQRYYYGWVYETVLLASKEQLVREVLPPPTQDARAHECGLRLSRAVQAAMYDRNAWNCMVGAEVASTLDPASRGILRWVGLPQQGGYTRMMAGVEWSVPPTARTAERSNDSGASPFFNGIAHGEHLFTPGHSDMSTLEEVACVALLSVDGTSLNPTLVPMPCRLSLSRVLLATLPKDYWWQIFLKLLADVCTLLLPFLLRTFVHFLSERNKSWAYGCGLVAAFFLTQLVQSTCLHRFYYLSIKCGLQQRSALNGLIFEKVFTISSKSLSQPEMNPGRIINMMSTDTEMVNQFMQYCIYLWSSPMVFLISVVFLSYLVGWCSLMAVAALLMTLPINGLILKWEMAGREKLAKATDARVKAANEFFSGIRIAKFMAWEPCFVANIEAKRSMEIAYLKQVQIARICASFVSMATPKLMIALVFTVYYLLGHEMKPAVVFPAIALLGILRMPFNMLPLVFTLIVQYLVALTRISRFLECDNAVCSTVQDMEEYIREQRGHSTACQLAAVLENADVTAFVPVKLPLAPKVKMSLFSRALRMLCCEQCRPTKKRPSPSAVVEDMSYSSPSSTLRHIIEDGTSAMGGAKSASTRSAKTPPMGTNDFFELEPKVLLRDVSVSIPHGKLTVVLGATGSGKSTLLQTLLSQFEISKGRVWAERSIAYVPQQAWIMNATVRGNILFFDEEDTARLADAVRVSQLEADVALLGGGLETEIGEKGVNLSGGQKARVSLARAVYANRDVYLLDDPLSALDAHVGERVMEECFLGALAGKTRVLATHQVHVVARADCVVALAGGRVEFSGSSEDFMQTPMFAAMTAEHKLSQCNKGLQDGEDGSEAEEMAVELLKGVGSVTVGKPPMTNGFGYPVTSETNASRVEGAALAPSAAKLMTLEEKATGTVPWSMYGEYVGFCGGRMWMVAILIIYVVTEFFAVSAVLWLSLWTARRFSISSTSYLLVYIGCVLLETLTVPLRLYFSYEAMRRGCVSMHCIFLRVVSRGTMEFFDTTPLGRILNRCSRDVDVADNSLPMSMLQMMNFLCGILSAILVTLFTQPLVLLALVPCGYLYYRIMGFYNSANREIRRTSSVVKSPLFSLLEDVLTGSATITAYHRASTVMLEALHRLDLMFSCSFLENLANRWLGVRVEFLGNIVVTLIVLIGISRTVLVETQDEWVAFVSLSLTMATQTTAMLNWLVRHVATVEADMNSVERMLYYIHEVPQEDMPELDVEVDTLKKRTGMAADVTGTVVIEPASPTSTAPHPVQAGSLVFEDVRMRYREGLPLVLRGVSFQIAPREKVGVVGRTGSGKSTLLLTFMRMVEVCGGAIRVNGRDIGAYGLRELRRQFSMIPQDPMLFDGSVRLNVDPFLEASPAEVWAALELVGLRERVASESEGIDSRVLEGGSNYSVGQRQLMCMARALLKRGSGFILMDEATANIDPALDRQIQATVMSAFSAYTVITIAHRLHTVAQYDKIIVMDHGVVAEMGSPRELAERPDSIFSGMVEALGRIESARVLQMITSTKGE, from the coding sequence ATGCTGCACGAGGCCGTCAACGAAGAGCTGCCAATGGAGatggcgccggcgcagctgtccacaccgtcaccgccgtgGCGACACAACCACCAATCAGACCCGCTGCACGACTATCGCACGGAGCACTTGAAGTTGCAGGAGCGGCTGGCAGAGATGTGGGGACCGGAGGCGCCGTACACGCCTGTGCCGGAGGAGACATCGTCGTGGTTCCAGCGGTACTACTACGGGTGGGTGTACGAgacagtgctgctggcgtcGAAGGAGCAACTGgtgcgcgaggtgctgccgccaccaacgcaggatgcgcgtgcgcacgagTGCGGGCTGCGGCTGTCGCGTGCTGTGCAGGCCGCCATGTACGACCGGAACGCGTGGAACTGCATGGTTGGGGCGGAGGTCGCGAGCACGCTGGACCCCGCGAGCCGCGGCATTCTGCGCTGGGTTggcctgccgcagcagggtGGCTACACGCGGATGATGGCTGGCGTGGAGTGGAGCGTGCCGCCGACTGCGCGCACCGCTGAGAGGTCcaacgacagcggtgcgTCGCCGTTCTTCAACGGCATTGCGCACGGCGAGCACCTGTTCACGCCTGGGCACAGTGACATGtcgacgctggaggaggtggcttgtgtggcgctgctgtctgtAGACGGAACGTCGCTCAACCCCACTCTTGTGCCGATGCCGTgccgactctctctctcaaggGTGCTCTTGGCTACGTTGCCGAAGGACTATTGGTGGCAGATTTTTCTGAAGCTGCTTGCTGACGTGTGCACCCTCTTATTACCATTTTTACTGAGAACGTTTGTGCACTTCCTCAGTGAGCGTAATAAGAGCTGGGCCTATGGCTGTGGGCTAGTGGCGGCATTTTTCCTTACTCAGCTGGTGCAGAGTACGTGCCTGCACCGCTTTTACTATTTAAGCATCAAATgtggcctgcagcagcgctccgcTCTGAACGGGTTGATCTTCGAAAAGGTCTTCACGATTTCCAGCAAGTCACTCTCGCAGCCGGAGATGAACCCCGGGCGCATTATTAACATGATGAGCACGGACACCGAGATGGTGAATCAGTTCATGCAGTACTGCATTTACCTGTGGAGCAGCCCCATGGTGTTTCTTATCTCCGTCGTTTTTCTCAGTTATCTGGTTGGCTGGTGCTCCTTGATGGccgtcgcggcgctgctcatgACACTACCGATAAACGGTTTGATCCTGAAGTGGGAGATGGCAGGGCGAGAAAAGCTGGCCAAGGCGACGGACGCGCGTGTCAAGGCGGCGAACGAATTCTTCTCGGGCATACGGATCGCGAAGTTCATGGCGTGGGAGCCGTGCTTCGTCGCGAACATCGAGGCGAAGCGCTCGATGGAGATTGCGTACTTGAAACAGGTGCAGATTGCACGTATCTGTGCATCATTTGTGAGCATGGCGACCCCAAAGTTGATGATTGCCCTCGTCTTCACAGTGTACTACCTGCTTGGACACGAGATGAAACCCGCGGTTGTGTTTCCGGCCATTGCGCTTCTCGGCATTCTTAGGATGCCATTTAATATGCTGCCACTTGTGTTCACTTTGATTGTCCAGTATCTTGTGGCGTTGACACGTATCAGCAGGTTTCTGGAGTGCGACAACGCCGTCTGCTCCACTGTGCAGGACATGGAAGAGTACATCCGAGAGCAGCGCGGACACAGCACTGCGTGCCAGCTTGCCGCTGTACTGGAGAACGCAGACGTGACTGCGTTTGTGCCCGTGAAACTGCCGTTGGCGCCGAAGGTGAAGATGTCGCTCTTTTCTCGGGCCCTGCGAATGCTGTGCTGCGAGCAGTGCAGGCCTACCAAGAAGCGCCCGTCTCCATCGGCTGTTGTCGAGGACATGAGCTACTCCTCTCCGTCGAGTACGCTTCGTCACATCATAGAGgacggcaccagcgccatGGGCGGGGCAAAGTCGGCGTCTACCCGAAGCGCAAAGACGCCTCCGATGGGGACAAATGACTTCTTTGAGCTGGAGCcgaaggtgctgctgcgcgacgtgTCTGTGAGTATCCCGCACGGGAAGCTGACGGTTGTGCTTGGCGCGACGGGGAGCGGGaagtcgacgctgctgcagacgctgctgtcgcagtTCGAGATCAGCAAGGGCCGCGTGTGGGCGGAGCGGAGCATCGCGTatgtgccgcagcaggcgtGGATCATGAACGCGACGGTGCGCGGCAACATCCTGTTCTTCGATGAGGAAGACACCGCGCGGCTTGCAGATGCCGTGCGCGTGAGCCAGCTGGAGGCGGACGTTGCGCTGCTTGGCGGGGGGCTGGAGACGGAGATCGGCGAGAAGGGCGTGAACCTGAGCGGCGGGCAGAAGGCGCGTGTAAGCCTTGCGCGCGCGGTATACGCCAACCGCGACGTGTACCTGCTGGACGACCCACTGTCTGCGCTGGACGCGCACGTCGGCGAGCGCGTTATGGAGGAGTGCTTCCTTGGCGCGCTTGCGGGGAAGACGCGCGTGCTCGCCACGCACCAGGTGCACGTCGTGGCGAGGGCGGACTGCGTTGTGGCGCTTGCTGGCGGGCGTGTGGAGTTCAGCGGAAGCAGCGAGGACTTCATGCAGACGCCCATGTTTGCGGCCATGACAGCGGAGCACAAACTATCTCAGTGCAACAAAGGTTTGCAGGATGGGGAGGATGGCAGTGAAGCTGAGGAAATGGCGGTGGAATTGCTTAAGGGTGTGGGGTCTGTTACCGTAGGGAAGCCTCCGATGACCAACGGCTTTGGCTACCCTGTAACCTCGGAGACAAACGCGAGTCGTGTAGAGGGTGCCGCTCTAGCCCCCTCTGCTGCAAAGCTTATGACTTTGGAGGAGAAAGCGACGGGTACGGTGCCCTGGTCCATGTATGGAGAGTATGTAGGATTCTGTGGTGGACGGATGTGGATGGTTGCGATTCTCATAATATACGTCGTGACGGAGTTCTTCGCCGTCTCTGCGGTTCTGTGGCTATCGCTGTGGACAGCGCGGCGCTTCAGTATCTCGAGCACTTCATATCTGCTGGTGTACATCGGGTGCGTGCTGTTAGAGACGTTGACAGTGCCGCTGAGGCTCTACTTCTCCTAtgaggcgatgcggcgcggGTGCGTTTCGATGCACTGCATTTTTTTGCGAGTTGTTTCGCGTGGAACGATGGAGTTCTTCGACACAACACCGCTGGGCCGCATCCTGAATCGCTGCTCGCGTGACGTGGACGTAGCAGACAACTCGCTGCCGATGTCTATGCTGCAGATGATGAACTTCCTGTGCGGCATTTTGTCGGCGATCCTCGTTACGCTCTTCACGcagccgctggtgctgctcgcgctTGTGCCGTGCGGGTACCTCTACTACCGCATCATGGGGTTCTACAACTCTGCCAACCGTGAAATCCGTCGAACGAGTAGCGTTGTGAAATCACCACTGTTCTCGCTTCTTGAGGATGTGCTGACGGGCAGTGCGACGATCACTGCATACCACCGTGCGTCGACGGTGATGCTCGAGGCGTTGCACCGGCTGGACCTCATGTTCTCGTGCTCTTTCTTAGAGAACCTGGCGAATCGCTGGCTCGGTGTTCGTGTCGAGTTTCTCGGCAACATTGTGGTGACGCTGATTGTGCTTATCGGCATTAGTCGAACAGTGCTGGTGGAGACACAGGACGAATGGGTTGCGTTTGTGTCGCTCTCGCTCACCATGGCGACGCAGACGACTGCAATGCTGAATTGGCTTGTGCGGCACGTTGccacggtggaggcggacaTGAACAGCGTGGAGCGCATGCTGTACTACATTCACGAAGTGCCGCAGGAGGACATGCCAGAGCTGGACGTGGAGGTGGACACGCTGAAGAAGCGGACGGGAATGGCCGCGGACGTGACGGGGACTGTTGTTATCGAGCCTGCGAGCCCGACGAGCACCGCGCCACACCCTGTGCAGGCCGGGTCGCTGGTGTTCGAGGATGTGCGGATGCGGTACCGCGAGGGGCtgccgctcgtgctgcgcggcgtgAGCTTCCAGATCGCGCCGCGCGAGAAGGTCGGCGTTGTTGGGCGGACGGGGAGCGGGaagtcgacgctgctgctgacgttcATGCGGATGGTGGAGGTGTGCGGCGGGGCGATCCGCGTGAACGGGCGCGACATCGGCGCGTACgggctgcgcgagctgcggcggcagttCTCAATGATCCCGCAGGACCCCATGCTGTTCGACGGGTCTGTGCGGCTGAACGTGGACCCGTTCCTGGAGGCGTCGCCTGCGGAGGTGTGGGCCGCGCTGGAGCTTGTGGGGCTTCGCGAgcgcgttgcgtcggagagCGAGGGGATCGACAGCCGCGTGCTGGAGGGCGGGTCGAACTACAGCgtggggcagcggcagctgatgtgcatggcgcgcgcgctgctgaagagggggagcggcTTCATTCTGATGGACGAGGCGACGGCGAACATCGACCCGGCGCTTGACCGGCAGATCCAGGCAACTGTGATGAGCGCGTTCTCGGCGTACACTGTGATCACGATCGCGCACCGGCTGCACACTGTCGCGCAGTACGACAAGATCATCGTGATGGACCACGGTGTTGTTGCGGAGATGGGCAGCCCACGCGAGCTGGCGGAGCGGCCGGACTCCATCTTTAGCGGGATGGTGGAGGCCCTTGGTCGCATTGAGTCGGCACGCGTGCTGCAGATGATAACTTCAACGAAGGGTGAGTGA
- the HTBF gene encoding terbinafine resistance locus protein (yip1) gives MLNEVHLNADPNTISTLDEPVLQTLLRDAKAIGRKLIVVVCPPLGDERELHDWDLWGPLFLCLMLASILTINASDDQGAAVFSAVFIFVWLGGLVVTINAKLLGSKIMFFQTYCAMGYCLAPICLGALFCWIIPWFFVNLLLCVIAWAWACWAALRFFRNTVNADREVLVVYPVGLFYVFFTWMVLVGI, from the coding sequence ATGCTCAACGAAGTGCACTTGAACGCAGACCCGAACACTATCTCCACCTTGGATGAGCCGGTGCTTCAGACGCTGCTCCGCGATGCCAAGGCGATTGGCCGCAAGCTCATCGTAGTTGTCTGCCCCCCTCTCGGGGATGAAAGGGAACTTCATGATTGGGACCTCTGGGGGCCCCTGTTCCTATGTCTCATGCTTGCTTCTATCCTCACTATTAACGCCAGCGACGACCaaggcgccgccgtcttctCTGCTGTCTTCATCTTTGTCTGGCTCGGCGGTCTCGTCGTCACCATCAACGCCAAGCTCCTAGGCAGCAAGATCATGTTCTTTCAGACATACTGCGCGATGGGTTACTGCTTGGCGCCCATCTGTCTTGgcgctctcttttgctgGATCATCCCGTGGTTCTTTGTGAACCTCCTGCTGTGCGTCATCGCATGGGCGTGGGCCTGTTGGGCTGCCCTGCGCTTTTTTCGTAACACAGTGAACGCTGACCgtgaggtgctggtggtgtACCCCGTCGGGCTCTTCTACGTCTTCTTTACATGGATGGTCCTCGTTGGTATTTAG
- the MRPA gene encoding ABC-thiol transporter: MASPRYTRLASHGEPNEPIIRASSQRGHPQLGTDDGRTAGLATRLDVVDVVAQVRCQQEAQDKFARQLDELWGEEPLYTPTVEDQASWFQQLYYGWIGNFIYKAAAGSITEADLPPPSLSTRTYHTGRTLSRQVHADIEASRRWDGYVGCEVAYKAEPETSGVLRWVGYLQQSDYPRSLVAGVEWRVPPRHRRQAATGSAAALHNGVVHGERLFQPHRDNQRCSCEPVERVYLSSTRSQTPPGPPPSLDFLLTLCRAHWYHVWAQILPKLLSDVSAVLLPVLLEYFVKYLDADDTTWGWGVGLALAIFLTSLTQSCTAHKYDHISIRSAALFETSSMALLFEKCLTISQRSLQRPDLSVGRVMNMVGNDVDNIGSLNWYVMYFWSAPLQLTLCTLLLLRLVGWCALPGLAVLFVSLPLQGAISKHLQDVSERMASVVDLRIKRTNELLSGIRIVKFMGWEPFFLAQIEDARHRELRWLRDVHLANVVFMFVNGATPTVVIAVVFLLYHASGQALKPEVVFPTIALLNTMRVSFFMIPIILSAILQCMVSTMRVATFMECLDSRSQVQDITERCTSGAAAIFKETSIHAYLPAELPRCKPRLTTAIQRMMLWIRRRGVPEAEWYELGDPDSSGSSPTMLRPMLDMGSAQADNAGGADTGEEGDTEKGGTTYYQLVPKVLLRDVNVVFPKGKLTMVIGATGSGKSTLLGALMSEYEVQSGEVWAERSIAYVPQQAWIMNATVRGNILFFDEERPADLQDVIRCCQLEADLRSLASGLETEIGEKGVNLSGGQKARVSLARAVYANRDVYLLDDPLSALDAHVGHHIVHEVLLGRLRGKTRVLATHQIHLLSLADHIVALQRGRIVFAGDYAAFAETSLEETLRGELKNDVDASSRDSDVNAEVTGVERAPALTDANTPEAEQRENFGEEDLSRLGAAAGKLMTREEKATGSVPWSTYVAYLSLCGGLPAWGCLLVAFVVTECVNAANGVWLSMWSTDSLKKSADIYLYVYLLVVFLGIFSSPLRCFLCYHLMRMGSRNMHRDLLESVGIARISFFDTTPRGRVLNRFTKDMGILDNTLNDSYLYLLQYFFSMCSTIIIMSAAQPFVLVVIIPCAFIYYKLMQVYNASNRETRRIKSIAHSPVFTLLEESLQGQCTIAAYGKTHLVLQEALKRLDVVYSALYMQNVSNRWLGVRLEFASCIIIFLVALIGVTGKMKWAATQKTGMVSLSLTMAMTLTETLNWLVRQVATVEANMNSVERVLHYTREVEHEEMPEMRDLVAKLERKREGTAADVTGTVVIEPASPTSTAPHPVQAGSLVFEDVRMRYREGLPLVLRGVSFQIAPREKVGVVGRTGSGKSTLLLTFMRMVEVCGGAIRVNGRDIGAYGLRELRRQFSMIPQDPVLFDGSVRLNVDPFLEASPAEVWAALELVGLRERVASESEGIDSRVLEGGSNYSVGQRQLMCMARALLKRGSGFILMDEATASIDPALDRQIQATVMSAFSAYTVITIAHRLHTVAQCDKIIVMDHGVVAEMGSPRELAERPDSIFSGMVEALGNRGAKEFHHLLL, from the coding sequence ATGGCATCACCAAGATATACACGCTTAGCATCTCATGGTGAGCCCAATGAACCCATCATCCGTGCCTCCTCGCAACGTGGGCACCCCCAACTCGGCACCGACGACGGCCGCACCGCCGGCTTGGCGACACGTTTGGATGTGGTGGACGTTGTTGCGCAGGTGCGCTGCCAGCAGGAGGCACAGGACAAGTTCGCGAGGCAGCTGGACGAGCTGTGGGGTGAAGAGCCGCTCTACACACCCACGGTAGAGGACCAGGCGAGCTGGTTCCAGCAGCTCTACTACGGCTGGATTGGGAACTTCATCTACAAGGCTGCGGCGGGAAGCATCACCGAGGCGgacctgccgccgccgtcgctgagCACGCGAACATACCACACGGGGCGCACGCTGTCAAGGCAGGTGCATGCAGACATCGAGGCAAGCCGGCGCTGGGACGGGTATGTTGGGTGTGAGGTGGCGTACAAGGCGGAGCCGGAAACCAGCGGCGTGCTGCGTTGGGTCGGGTACCTACAGCAGTCGGACTACCCGCGGTCACTGGTGGCTGGAGTGGAGTGGCgtgtgccgccgcggcaccggcggcaggCCGCGacgggcagcgcagcggcgctgcacaaCGGCGTCGTGCATGGTGAGCGTCTGTTTCAACCGCATCGTGATAACCAGCGATGTTCGTGTGAGCCGGTGGAGCGGGTGTACCTGAGCTCGACGCGCAGCCAGACGCCTCCCgggccgccaccgtcgctggATTTTCTTTTGACACTCTGCAGAGCGCACTGGTACCACGTGTGGGCGCAGATCCTACCGAAGCTGCTGTCAGATGTtagcgcggtgctgctgccagtgcTGCTGGAATACTTCGTGAAGTATCTGGATGCGGACGACACGACGTGGGGCTGGGGTGTGGGGCTCGCTCTGGCGATCTTCCTTACCAGCCTGACCCAGAGCTGCACGGCGCACAAGTACGACCACATCAGCATtcgcagcgcggcgctgtTTGAGACGTcgtcgatggcgctgctgtttgaGAAGTGCCTCACGATCTCGCAGCGCTCACTGCAGCGGCCGGACCTGTCGGTGGGGCGCGTCATGAACATGGTAGGAAACGACGTGGACAACATTGGGAGTCTCAACTGGTACGTGATGTATTTTTGGagtgcaccgctgcagctgacgcTGTGCACGCTGTTGCTCTTAAGGCTCGTCGGGTGGTGCGCGCTGCCCGGCTTGGCTGTCCTCTTTGTGTCCCTCCCGCTACAAGGCGCCATTTCCAAGCACCTTCAGGATGTGTCCGAACGAATGGCGAGCGTGGTGGACCTGCGCATCAAGCGCACGAATGAGCTGCTCTCTGGTATCCGAATCGTAAAATTTATGGGCTGGGAGCCTTTCTTCCTGGCTCAGATCGAAGACGCCCGCCATCGAgagctgcggtggctgcgcgATGTCCACCTGGCCAATGTAGTCTTTATGTTTGTGAACGGCGCGACGCCGACGGTGGTGATTGCGGTAGTCTTCCTCTTGTACCATGCGAGTGGGCAGGCGCTAAAGCCGGAGGTTGTCTTTCCGACGATTGCCCTGCTCAACACGATGCGGGTGTCGTTCTTCATGATTCCCATTATCCTCTCTGCTATTCTGCAGTGCATGGTGTCGACAATGCGGGTGGCCACATTCATGGAGTGCCTGGACAGCCGCTCTCAAGTGCAGGACATCACTGAAAGGTGTACTtccggtgctgcagcgatcTTCAAAGAGACGTCAATCCATGCATACCTGCCGGCGGAACTGCCACGGTGCAAGCCGCGCTTGACGACGGCAATACAGCGCATGATGCTGTGGATCCGTCGGCGCGGTGTGCCGGAGGCGGAGTGGTACGAGCTGGGCGACCCGGATTCAAGCGGTTCCTCGCCGACAATGCTCAGGCCAATGCTAGACATGGGCAGCGCGCAGGCTGACAATGCTGGTGGCGCTGACActggcgaggagggggatacggaaaaggggggcaCAACGTACTACCAGCTTGTGCcgaaggtgctgctgcgcgacgtgAACGTTGTCTTCCCTAAAGGCAAGCTGACGATGGTGATTGGCGCGACGGGGAGCGGGAAGTCGACGCTGCTGGGTGCGCTGATGAGCGAGTACGAGGTGCAGAGCGGCGAGGTGTGGGCAGAGCGGAGCATCGCGTatgtgccgcagcaggcgtGGATCATGAACGCGACGGTGCGCGGCAACATCCTGTTCTTCGATGAGGAGCGCCCAGCGGACCTTCAGGACGTGATCCGGTGCTGCCAGCTGGAGGCGGACCTGCGTTCGCTGGCGAGCGGGTTGGAGACGGAGATCGGCGAGAAGGGCGTGAACCTGAGCGGCGGGCAGAAGGCGCGTGTAAGCCTTGCGCGCGCGGTATACGCCAACCGCGACGTGTACCTGCTGGACGACCCACTGTCTGCGCTGGACGCGCACGTCGGCCACCACATTGTGCATGaagtcctccttggccgGCTGCGCGGGAAGACGCGCGTGCTCGCCACGCACCAAATCCACCTGCTGTCGCTCGCGGATCATATTGTGGCGCTTCAGCGCGGCCGCATCGTGTTTGCTGGCGACTACGCTGCCTTTGCGGAGACGTCTCTGGAGGAAACGCTGCGTGGTGAACTGAAGAACGACGTGGACGCGAGTTCTCGTGACAGTGATGTAAATGCAGAGGTGACAGGAGTTGAAAGGGCTCCTGCTCTGACGGATGCTAATACGCCCGAAGCTGAGCAGAGGGAAAACTTTGGAGAAGAGGATCTCTCTAGGCtgggtgccgctgccgggaAGCTGATGacgagggaggagaaggcaaCCGGCAGTGTGCCATGGTCAACCTACGTCGCGTATCTGAGCTTGTGTGGTGGCCTGCCTGCTTGGGGATGCCTGCTAGTCGCCTTTGTGGTGACGGAGTGTGTGAATGCGGCTAACGGCGTGTGGTTGTCGATGTGGTCGACAGACTcgctgaagaagagcgcGGACATATACCTCTATGTCTATCTCCTCGTTGTGTTCCTTGGCATCTTCAGCTCTCCGCTGCGGTGTTTTTTATGTTATCACCTCATGCGAATGGGCAGCCGCAACATGCATCGCGACCTCCTCGAGTCCGTCGGAATCGCGCGGATCTCCTTCTTCGACACAACGCCCCGGGGACGCGTGCTGAACCGCTTCACCAAGGACATGGGTATTCTTGACAACACGCTGAACGACAGCTACCTTTACCTACTGCAGTACTTCTTCTCCATGTGCTCCACTATCATTATTATGTCGGCCGCGCAGCCCTTCGTGCTTGTCGTGATTATTCCGTGCGCGTTCATTTACTACAAGCTGATGCAGGTGTACAACGCGTCCAACCGCGAGACTCGCCGTATCAAGAGCATCGCGCACTCGCCCGTGTtcacgctgctggaggagtcGCTGCAGGGGCAGTGTACCATCGCAGCGTACGGCAAGACGCACCTAGTGCTCCAGGAGGCACTGAAGCGGCTGGACGTAGTTTACAGCGCGCTGTATATGCAGAACGTCTCCAACCGCTGGCTCGGCGTTCGCCTCGAGTTTGCGAGTTGCATTATTATCTTCTTAGTGGCCCTCATTGGTGTGACCGGGAAGATGAAGTGGGCAGCGACTCAAAAGACAGGTATGGTCTCGCTGTCTCTGACAATGGCGATGACGCTAACGGAGACGCTGAACTGGCTTGTGCGGCAGGTTGCCACGGTGGAGGCAAACATGAACAGCGTGGAGCGTGTCCTGCACTACACTCGAGAGGTGGAGCACGAGGAGATGCCGGAGATGAGGGATCTGGTGGCGAAGctggaaaggaaaagggaaggtACAGCAGCGGACGTGACGGGGACTGTTGTTATCGAGCCTGCGAGCCCGACGAGCACCGCGCCACACCCTGTGCAGGCCGGGTCGCTGGTGTTCGAGGATGTGCGGATGCGGTACCGCGAGGGGCtgccgctcgtgctgcgcggcgtgAGCTTCCAGATCGCGCCGCGCGAGAAGGTCGGCGTTGTTGGGCGGACGGGGAGCGGGaagtcgacgctgctgctgacgttcATGCGGATGGTGGAGGTGTGCGGCGGGGCGATCCGCGTGAACGGGCGCGACATCGGCGCGTACgggctgcgcgagctgcggcggcagttCTCGATGATCCCGCAGGACCCCGTGCTGTTCGACGGGTCTGTGCGGCTGAACGTGGACCCGTTCCTGGAGGCGTCGCCTGCGGAGGTGTGGGCCGCGCTGGAGCTTGTGGGGCTTCGCGAgcgcgttgcgtcggagagCGAGGGGATCGACAGCCGCGTGCTGGAGGGCGGGTCGAACTACAGCgtggggcagcggcagctgatgtgcatggcgcgcgcgctgctgaagagggggagcggcTTCATTCTGATGGAcgaggcgacggcgagcaTCGACCCGGCGCTTGACCGGCAGATCCAGGCAACTGTGATGAGCGCGTTCTCGGCGTACACTGTGATCACGATCGCGCACCGGCTGCACACTGTCGCGCAGTGCGACAAGATCATCGTGATGGACCACGGTGTTGTTGCGGAGATGGGCAGCCCGCGCGAGCTGGCGGAGCGGCCGGACTCCATCTTTAGCGGGATGGTGGAGGCTCTGGGCAACCGTGGTGCGAAAGAAttccaccaccttctcctgTGA